One Methanocaldococcus villosus KIN24-T80 genomic window carries:
- a CDS encoding redox-regulated ATPase YchF: MSMIGLVGKPNVGKSTMFTALTEKDAEIGNYPFTTIEPNKGVAYLTKECPCKELGVKCNPRNSKCIDGIRYIPVEVIDVAGLVPKAYEGRGMGNKFLDDLRKADALILVVDASGRTDKEGNIGEGDPIEDVKFLLNEIDMWIYKILTRNWDRLSRRAQQEKNIVKVLKEQLSGLNIKEEDIKEAIRDFDESPIKWKDEDLLLLAKRLRLISKPIIIAANKADLPEAKKNIERMKKEFKEYIIVPTSAEIELALKRAEKAGLIKRIFREGKEDFIILDESKLTNEMRKAFEYIKNFLEKYGSTGVREVLNRAYFDLLNMIVVYPVEDENRFSDKQGNVLPDAYLMKKGSTARDLAYKIHTDLGEGFIYAIDARRKIRVGADYELKDNDIIKIVSAR, from the coding sequence ATGAGCATGATAGGTTTAGTGGGAAAACCAAATGTAGGAAAATCTACAATGTTCACAGCTTTAACTGAAAAAGATGCAGAAATTGGAAATTATCCCTTTACCACTATTGAACCAAATAAGGGAGTAGCTTATCTAACTAAAGAATGTCCTTGTAAAGAACTTGGAGTAAAGTGTAATCCTAGGAACTCTAAGTGTATTGATGGGATAAGATATATCCCTGTTGAGGTTATTGATGTTGCTGGTTTAGTTCCAAAAGCTTATGAAGGTAGAGGTATGGGAAATAAGTTTTTAGATGATCTTAGGAAGGCTGATGCATTAATTCTAGTTGTTGATGCATCAGGAAGAACTGATAAAGAAGGAAATATAGGAGAAGGAGACCCTATTGAAGATGTTAAATTTTTGTTAAATGAAATTGACATGTGGATATATAAAATATTAACAAGAAATTGGGATAGATTATCAAGAAGGGCTCAACAGGAGAAGAATATTGTTAAAGTCTTAAAAGAGCAATTGAGTGGGTTAAATATAAAAGAAGAGGATATAAAAGAGGCTATAAGAGATTTTGATGAAAGTCCTATAAAGTGGAAAGATGAAGATCTATTATTATTAGCAAAAAGACTAAGATTGATCTCAAAACCAATTATAATAGCTGCAAATAAGGCAGATCTTCCCGAAGCTAAGAAAAATATAGAAAGAATGAAAAAGGAGTTTAAAGAATATATAATTGTTCCAACATCAGCTGAAATAGAATTAGCTTTAAAGAGGGCTGAAAAAGCAGGATTGATAAAGAGAATATTTAGAGAGGGAAAAGAGGATTTTATTATATTAGATGAAAGTAAATTAACAAATGAAATGAGAAAGGCTTTTGAATATATAAAAAATTTTTTAGAGAAATATGGCTCTACAGGAGTTAGAGAAGTATTAAATAGAGCTTATTTTGATTTATTAAATATGATAGTTGTCTATCCTGTTGAAGATGAAAATAGATTCTCTGATAAGCAAGGTAATGTATTACCTGATGCTTATCTAATGAAAAAAGGTTCAACAGCTAGAGATCTAGCTTATAAAATACATACTGATTTAGGAGAAGGGTTTATTTATGCTATAGATGCTAGGAGGAAGATTAGAGTTGGTGCTGATTATGAGCTGAAAGATAATGATATTATTAAAATAGTTTCTGCAAGGTGA
- a CDS encoding pyruvate kinase alpha/beta domain-containing protein, with protein MKLFEKPGKENTDETLKISVERAKRGDIKSIVVASSRGDTAKKLLDLLEKEGLKLNVVVVTYHQGFHGEDIISMPKDVEEELIKRGAKVFRGTHALSGVERGISNKLGGYGPVQVIAETLRTFGQGVKVCYEITVMACDAGLIKSKEEVIAIGGTSRGADTAMVIKPANMNNFFDIEAREILCMPRVKKL; from the coding sequence ATGAAACTCTTTGAAAAACCAGGAAAAGAAAATACAGATGAAACTCTGAAGATATCTGTAGAAAGAGCAAAGAGAGGAGATATAAAAAGTATAGTTGTAGCTTCATCTAGGGGAGACACTGCTAAAAAACTTTTAGATCTTTTAGAGAAAGAAGGTTTAAAATTGAATGTTGTTGTTGTAACCTACCATCAAGGTTTTCATGGGGAAGATATAATTTCTATGCCAAAAGATGTTGAAGAAGAATTGATAAAGAGAGGGGCAAAAGTTTTTAGAGGGACTCATGCTCTAAGTGGTGTTGAAAGGGGAATATCAAATAAGCTTGGAGGTTACGGGCCTGTTCAAGTGATAGCTGAAACATTAAGAACATTTGGTCAGGGAGTGAAAGTTTGTTATGAGATAACAGTTATGGCCTGTGATGCGGGGTTAATAAAATCTAAGGAAGAAGTTATTGCAATTGGGGGAACAAGTAGGGGAGCTGATACTGCAATGGTAATAAAGCCAGCAAATATGAACAATTTCTTTGATATAGAAGCAAGAGAAATTCTATGTATGCCAAGAGTAAAGAAATTATAA
- a CDS encoding Clp1/GlmU family protein, whose product MINKASYPESVLEDRFELLDYIKEHDKRKIILVGGVDTGKTTLATFLIKNLKYNLIDADVGQKSILPPATVSLGNYKEGFLCLSEIKEEKSYFIGSTNPTQFIGEMLTGVKKLADYAKEYFIIDTTGLINGAGEYLKKMKIELVEPDLIVALQKSNELSHILKPFIDKVDIFYIKPYIGKKYSREERKDIRENKWKTYFNNAKEIEINFEDYIISGSKAFQGERITDDEKLLLENIYKWEILYGSKCEGKFFIVKKDVKVVKRSVDKNLIFYMEPERFNNLVVGLIDNEGFCSGLAIIKEIDFKNESLKLITPSSLKNVREIRLGRVKLENGERLIDKDYI is encoded by the coding sequence ATGATAAATAAAGCCTCTTATCCTGAGAGTGTATTGGAAGATAGGTTTGAATTGTTAGATTATATTAAAGAACATGATAAAAGGAAGATCATATTAGTTGGTGGTGTAGATACAGGAAAAACTACCTTAGCTACCTTTTTAATCAAGAATTTGAAATATAACTTAATAGATGCAGATGTTGGGCAAAAATCTATATTGCCACCAGCAACTGTAAGTTTAGGAAATTATAAAGAAGGTTTCTTATGCTTATCTGAAATAAAAGAGGAAAAAAGTTATTTTATTGGCTCTACAAATCCTACACAATTTATTGGTGAAATGCTTACAGGAGTTAAGAAATTAGCAGATTATGCAAAAGAATATTTTATTATTGATACCACAGGATTAATAAATGGTGCAGGGGAATATTTAAAAAAGATGAAGATTGAGCTTGTTGAGCCAGATCTTATAGTAGCACTACAGAAAAGTAATGAGCTTAGTCACATATTAAAACCATTTATAGACAAGGTAGATATTTTTTATATAAAACCCTACATAGGTAAAAAATATAGCAGGGAAGAAAGGAAAGATATAAGGGAAAATAAATGGAAAACATATTTTAATAATGCTAAAGAGATTGAGATTAACTTTGAAGATTATATTATTTCTGGTTCAAAAGCTTTTCAAGGGGAGAGGATAACTGATGATGAGAAACTATTATTAGAGAATATTTATAAATGGGAAATTTTATATGGTTCAAAATGTGAAGGCAAATTTTTTATTGTTAAAAAGGATGTTAAAGTAGTTAAAAGAAGTGTTGATAAAAACTTAATATTTTATATGGAACCTGAGAGATTTAATAATCTGGTAGTAGGTTTAATAGACAATGAAGGATTTTGTTCAGGCCTTGCTATTATAAAAGAAATTGATTTTAAAAATGAGAGCCTAAAGTTGATAACTCCATCTTCATTAAAAAATGTTAGAGAGATAAGATTGGGGAGAGTTAAATTAGAAAATGGAGAGAGATTAATAGATAAAGATTATATATAG
- a CDS encoding DUF166 domain-containing protein produces MKALFLYHEGNVIMERFYKNLINENFCNVCEECDNCRGDWSYKDDVEAIVIRQPEEEFIEDPEDYIPQLPKADVCIVQLHEDLLYELPYILKDLGYRYFIIPSERPNDLSLAMRKKLKEICSKFNISFYNPKPFCSLKEPKEFIEYFRIGYPKFKITIDGNKIKDIKVLISSPCGESYYIAKRLLGKDINEIKEEIANAHHNYPCLASMEIDKELNDTILHKAGYIALESIMKEIKCLKE; encoded by the coding sequence ATGAAAGCTCTTTTTTTATATCATGAGGGAAATGTGATAATGGAGAGATTTTATAAGAATCTGATAAATGAGAATTTCTGTAATGTTTGTGAAGAATGTGATAACTGTAGGGGAGATTGGAGTTATAAGGATGATGTAGAGGCAATTGTAATAAGACAGCCAGAAGAAGAGTTTATAGAAGATCCTGAAGATTATATTCCTCAATTACCAAAAGCTGATGTATGTATAGTCCAGTTACATGAAGATCTATTATATGAGTTACCTTACATTTTAAAAGATCTTGGTTATAGATATTTCATAATTCCATCTGAAAGGCCTAATGATTTATCTTTAGCTATGAGGAAAAAGTTAAAAGAAATATGCTCTAAATTTAATATTTCTTTTTATAATCCAAAACCTTTCTGTTCTTTAAAAGAACCAAAAGAATTTATAGAATATTTCAGGATTGGTTATCCAAAATTTAAGATTACTATCGATGGAAATAAGATAAAGGATATAAAGGTGTTAATATCTTCCCCATGTGGGGAAAGTTATTATATTGCTAAGAGATTATTAGGTAAGGATATAAATGAGATTAAAGAAGAGATTGCTAATGCACATCATAACTACCCATGCTTGGCTAGTATGGAAATAGATAAAGAGTTAAATGATACTATACTACATAAAGCTGGATATATTGCATTAGAGAGTATTATGAAGGAGATAAAATGTTTGAAAGAATAA